CGCAGCGCGTCCGAGGTGCCCCGCTGCACGCTGTCGAAGAAGGCGGGCAGGTTCTTGTGGTCGTAGGTCAGCGAGCGCAGCGTGTAGTCCCTGGCGACCTCTGCGGCCTTGTCCCGATCGGCGTTGGTCTGCCGCAGCGCGGCGAGTTCGTCGGAACTGGACTGCCAGGACAACCCCAGCGCGACGCTGAGCGCCGTCAGCAGCACGGCGAGGCCGCCGAGCAGATAGCCGATTCCTTTGCGGGGCTGCGCCTTCGGCTCCTCGGTGGGCGTCTCGGTCGCGGTGTCGGTGGTGCTCATGACGTCCTCAACTCTCTACTTCGGCAGATCGAGCGTGATACGGGCGGTTCCGTGTTCCGGGAAGGTGGCCGACAGCAGGTCGATGATCGAACCCGCGTCCACCCGAATGGGTTTCAGGACGCTGGTGGCCGGTTTCAGCGCGGTCGCGATGTGCGCGAGATCCGGTCCCAGCGTCGAGAGGTACTGATCGATCTTTTGCACCAGCGGACCGAGCGGCTCGTCCCAGACGTGTTCGCCCGCATAGGAATAACCCTTGAACGCGTCGATCAGGTGCACCACCTCGGGCAGCACGTCGGTCAGATCGCCTGCCCAGCCGCCGATCACCGGCCCGTAGCCGTCGAAATTCTCGGTGAGCTGCTGGCCGTGCACGTACAGCCTGGTGATCGCGTCCCGCTTGTCGTGCAGCAGCTGCGCCGTCATCGTCAAGGTCCGGGTGAGCAGGGCGATCTCCTTCTCGCGCCCCGCGTACCCCTGCGACACGATGGCGGCCAGCCGCTCGACCTTCGCCGGATCTATCTGGGAATTCAGCACATCCAGTTTCGCGAGCGCCTCACTGACCGTCGTCGCGACGCGCACCTGGC
This genomic stretch from Nocardia brasiliensis ATCC 700358 harbors:
- a CDS encoding MlaD family protein, with translation MKLSGPVSLVLLLVMTVVCAAYMAVGVLDIDPRRSTNTVTVLMDSSGGLMPTSQVDLRGMRIGKVRAITATGTGLAVRIELDAKYRVPLGSAVHVSNLSAAGEQFMDFRPTTTAGPYLTDGSVVPTSQVRVATTVSEALAKLDVLNSQIDPAKVERLAAIVSQGYAGREKEIALLTRTLTMTAQLLHDKRDAITRLYVHGQQLTENFDGYGPVIGGWAGDLTDVLPEVVHLIDAFKGYSYAGEHVWDEPLGPLVQKIDQYLSTLGPDLAHIATALKPATSVLKPIRVDAGSIIDLLSATFPEHGTARITLDLPK